GCTCGGCGGCGGCGACGACTACGAGCTGCTGTTCGCCGCCCCCGCGGCGCGGCGTGCGGACATCGAAAGCCTGTCGCGTGCGCTCGGCATCCCCCTGCATCGCATCGGCGCCCTGACCGCCGAGCCGGGCGTGCTCCAGCTGCGCGAGCGCGATGGCCGGCTGGTCCCCGGCGCGCGCTCGGGCTACGATCATTTCGGCTGAGCCACACCGGCCTCTCCATCCACGACAAGACACCCGCCCATGCGCCCCACCGCCCGCCTGATGATGAGTCACCCCGCCCATTTCATCTCCCTGGGCTTCGGTTCCGGCCTGTCGCCGTGGGCGCCGGGCACCATGGGCACGCTGCTGGCCTGGGCGCTGTATCCGCTGATCCGCACCCCGCTGTCCGAGTTCGTCTTCCTCGCCCTGCTCGCCAGCCTGTTCGTCGCCGGCGTGCTGGCGGCCGACCGCACCGGGCGGGCGCTGGGCGTGCCCGACCATGGCGGCATCGTCTGGGACGAGATGGTGGCGACCTGGCTGGTGCTGCTGTTCACGCCGACCACGCTGCTGTGGCAGGCGGTGGCGGTGGCGCTGTTCCGCTTCTTCGACATCGTCAAGCCGCCGCCGGTGCGCTGGGCCGACCGCAGCTTCAAGGGCGGCTTCGGGGTGATGTTCGACGACCTGGTCGCCGCCGGCTACACCCTGCTGGCGCTCGCCATCCTGGTCGCCCTGTTCGGCAGCTGAGGCCATGATGGACTCGGAACTCGAAACCCTCGCCCGCCGCGTCGGCGAGGCCCTGGCGGCGCGCGGCTGGCAGCTGGCGAGCGCGGAGTCCTGCACCGGCGGCTGGATCGCCGAGGCGGTCACCGCGATCGGCGGCAGCTCGGCGTGGTTCGACCGCGGCTTCGTCACCTACTCCAACGCAGCCAAGATGGACATGCTCGGCGTGTCCGCGCACACGCTGGCCACGCACGGCGCGGTCAGCGAGGCCACCGTGGGCGAGATGGCCGAGGGCGCGCTCGCACGCAGCCTCGCCGACGTGGCGGTCGCGGTGTCCGGCGTCGCCGGGCCGAGCGGGGGCTCCCCCGCCAAGCCCGTCGGCATGGTGTGCATCGGCTGGGCCGCGAAGACGGCACCCACCCGCTGCCTGACCGTGCATTTCGCCGGCGACCGCGCGGCGGTCCGCCGCCAGACCGTGGTCCGCGCGCTCGACGGCATCCTGCAGCTGGCAGCGCGGGAACCCTGAGCGCACAGGGCCACTTGCGCCGCAACTATTCCTTTGGCATTAATACGGCACGCCGGCGTCCGCGCATCACGGCGCGGGACGAAAAGTCATTGTCTGTAAATCCATACAGGCATTAAACTGGCGCCATGCACGAGGCGGGCCGCACGCCTGCAATCTTTGTGCCATAATCAGCTCAACCTACAGGACCCACTCCCATGGACGACAACAAGGCCAAAGCCCTCGCCGCCGCGCTCTCCCAGATCGAGAAGCAGTTCGGCAAGGGATCGATCATGCGCATGGGCGACGGCAACGTCGAACGTGACATCCAGACCGTCTCCACCGGCTCGCTCGGACTCGACATCGCGCTCGGCCTCGGCGGCCTGCCGCGCGGCCGGGTGGTCGAGATCTACGGCCCGGAATCGTCCGGCAAGACCACGCTGACGCTGCAGGTCATCGCCGAGATGCAGAAGCTCGGCGGCACCGCGGCCTTCATCGATGCCGAGCACGCGCTCGACGTCGGCTATGCCGAAAAGCTTGGCGTCAACATCGAGGACCTGCTGATCTCGCAGCCCGATACCGGCGAACAGGCGCTCGAGATCGCCGACATGCTGGTGCGTTCGGGCGGCGTGGACATCG
This genomic stretch from Thauera sp. GDN1 harbors:
- a CDS encoding phosphatidylglycerophosphatase A, which codes for MRPTARLMMSHPAHFISLGFGSGLSPWAPGTMGTLLAWALYPLIRTPLSEFVFLALLASLFVAGVLAADRTGRALGVPDHGGIVWDEMVATWLVLLFTPTTLLWQAVAVALFRFFDIVKPPPVRWADRSFKGGFGVMFDDLVAAGYTLLALAILVALFGS
- a CDS encoding nicotinamide-nucleotide amidohydrolase family protein, giving the protein MMDSELETLARRVGEALAARGWQLASAESCTGGWIAEAVTAIGGSSAWFDRGFVTYSNAAKMDMLGVSAHTLATHGAVSEATVGEMAEGALARSLADVAVAVSGVAGPSGGSPAKPVGMVCIGWAAKTAPTRCLTVHFAGDRAAVRRQTVVRALDGILQLAAREP